The DNA sequence cggggcctagtccgatttctcttaaccagcCGGGCTGGTATGTTTGCACGAGatttttgagtttaaagaaatatattttataaacgttgcatgcatcgaggttttataaatttaaataagtgggaaagtattcaagtttgctacatttaaatcatcttaattatttatttttgtccactcacaatttttcaatacttttcccctgggccctttggtttcaaatgtcCAGTAtgcaggctagattagttggggttgggcgtacatggaggtgaggcatagttgtcactgcttcTGCATTGTAGGATTTATTGATCATTTaccctctttattttttttattctgttATACCTTTcgttttagaattgctctgataaccgtgGAATTACGTTATTAAGTTGGGAATTGTGCAATATGAATTGGAGAATGTTGTGAtatggggagcagggtggctctaagagagtaaggatggatgatttagaagtgtaaatgtttttctacaagttttgggtagtccattttaggggaagttccgtcaaattttttgtagaatttcttctaaggtgggccccgcagggctacttcggatttcggggtgaaatctggggcaaGTCCTGTCAGTATTCGCACTAACTTTCTTTTTAACAGTGACACATGAAAGACAGGGTATACCCTTGAATCAGGAGGTAATAGtaatgtaataccccgaaaaatccaaattaaattccgtggatttttagaattgatttcGCGGTAATAGGAgtgagtacgaagcttggagaagttgtagAAGtggttcgaacgattttattttcgaaatcgaacgttatttagggggcatcaaaaagtgactttttatacgtaccgaatttgggaaaatttccttcatgaaagttgtagagctcatcgatacgatcgcgtgcatatgtggaacgcaatatttggagttcgtatgaataagttatgaatatttgaaaattgggaattttctataaatttctGATTCTTTCGTTAAGGACGAAAAAAATCCTTTTTTGCGGAATAGTCCCTGGGCTCTCCGATTTTTCTCTCTCTGATTCTCTTCAGTTTCGTCAGGTTTCCGCCGACCCGATCCGGCCGATCACGGCCCCTCCAGCCTCCTCCGGCCCCGGGGACCCGGGCTTCCCTGGGATCGTTGCCCCACACCGAGCCTCCCTCCGGTGTTTCCTTGCCCCGCCGCCGCTCACAAAGCTGGATCGAAGCCCCTCCCCAAAGCTAAAACctgacccggccggaaaaccattTTTCCAGCGATGCATGGGCCGATCGTTAccattttcgtgatctcctcctcccactgatcatcctcatatcctCCTTGCTCGACGATTTTGagtgtggagtgaaagatcacTAGTTGAAGACTTCGACGTCCCTGATTCGATATGGAATCTGGTCAGACGCACGAGATTAATCtaaacttcaaagcttgatctaggacgatctaggccgaacgagacttagctccaggtatgaaagttgatcacccttttattttgaagaagtttgtagttgacgacttttgcatcggaggtggttgaccgccCTGTTGACCACCCACTGaccaccgcttgtggcggcgcgtcggaccatattttgagtttatattatctggacgatgatctacgcatccatacgagcgttttgatatattacaaggttattttagaaaaagttaataaatagtggatttacgttttatcttcggtttacgatctgtgaagatcagaccatcggttttacttcaaattttaatatgttgatcgtatgactgtcccgatgactttgtgaggtcacgggcaaagatccgaccgttggatcttcgtataattgtgaaatagtgattcggaaggcgattcgtgagaatccgaccatcggattttcataaaattttgtggagatgtttataaggacgattcaggaagatccgaccgttggatcttcgtaataattttggaggatgatcctaagggcgatccgtgaggatccgaccgttgaatcgtctttattttagaatccgaccgttggatcgtctttattttagaatctgacCATTGGATCGTCATTTAAGTAtatttcgtgtttcgtttaTTAAGCAAAGACcgtacttgattaggtacttgacggtttgagttgacgagcaTTTGGAATATTGTTATATTtgactttttagaagacgcagctggattagaggtgagtaaacctcacgtggttcatattacgaactgaataaatttaattactttatttttgtcgtaattgtgtgataatatttatggaataaatatttgttttaaatcatatggacttgatcaactacggtccataggtaagtaaaatgattttattatacaaatgaatttcacggtttttatacttgaactatagttggtattagtggtcattcctgagcagatgattacgtatatatatatatttacgtggaatatatattttggttgacGTGTGATTGGTAtaatgaaatgattgagaacggattggatattattcaagctattaatctcccatttaattgttgaataatgaaatgttgatcatgtggtgtgaaagctattttatatgcccaattgtgaatatgtggaaattattttaagaagtaaagatttgtcttgaaataatatgtctctttatatgggtgtacatatacatttatacaatctaaaatttataaagattgtatgttgtgaatttaattatgtctgaaaagtacaattgtgaagccgggtgattataacaaccccgtgcttaagtgaattattggtaaaactgttttggtgttatgaggagttaagctgtgggctttagtcccttcagatagtgcactattatactcttaggaatggtgcttactttgagtatacatactttggtTGTGTCCTTGGTATGTTGCGGCTTACCCATACTTTGGGTATAGTACGTCGGACCCTAgtacgtggatttgtgatttgataccagtcaacctggttgtcCCATGCTTTGGGTATAGTACGTCGGACCCTAGTatgtggatttgtgatttgataccagttaacctggttttcccgtgttttgggtATAGTACGTCGGACCCTAACACATGGaattgtgatttgttaccagttaatctgaaaattcactaaaagagaagtgtacttatattattttgatcaaatatctatctatgatatattttgaatatgtgaaggtgttactaaaaagaaaatcaagcatgtgttgctttaatgttatttcacttattaattatataatatttgttggttgtgatcagtattcttatgttattttgatcaaatatctatctatgatacattttgaatatgtgaaggtgttagtaaAAAGAGATTCAAGCAtgtattgctttaatgttatttcacatattaatgctgcaatatttgttgattgttttcttgagttataagaattgtaacctaataaatcaacagttctttcttgtttactcatacgggctgtcaaaagcttaccgggttttgtgttgttgcaattcccggtacactattcaaattgtgtagcgggtaatctcacaggtcaggagaatcagggcagtgatcgtgcagtttagagtattagtattagatttacagcatttgtttttgtgaggagaattatactcatttgagttttacaatttgatttggtgagagtgtgctgtaataagtaacttgaggatttggtttatgtaatattaagaggtgtaaggtgtggttgtttctgagagaaaaattcagaacgttatttgtattgttattagtcatgttccggatttgaatccttatttcaaaattcggggtgtgacaagTAATTTATAAGCAACCTTGTTTACCTTAGCTATCACTTGGAATGGACCAAAGAACCTAGGAGCCAACTTATTTGAGTGTCTGCGTTTCACTGACTGTTGCCTGTAAGATTGCAGCTTCAAGTAAACCCAGTCATTTATCTCAAACTCCCTTTCAGTTATGTGTTTATCTGCATAGGATTTCATTCTAGCTCGAGCCTGCTCCAAATTAAGCTTCAATCTTGCCAAAATCTCATCCCTATCTCGTAGAGCAACATCAACATCATGAACATTAGTGGAATTGGGAAGATATAGGACTACCTTGGGAGGAGGATAACCATACAAAGCCTCAAATGGAGACATTTGGATTGTTGAATGATACGTAGAGTTGTACCAAAATTCAGCCCATGGAATCAATGAAACCCAACTACCATCTTTCTCAGTGATCATGCATCTCAAGTACTGTTCTACAGTTCTATTAAGATTTTCTGTTTGGCCATCAGACTCAGGATGGTAAGTTGTGCTCCTGTGTAGTTTAGTTCCCTGCATTTTGAAACAAGCTTCCCAAAATTGGCTAAGAAAAATAGGATCTCTATCTGTTACAATTGCTTCAGGCATACCATGCAATCTGAAAATCTCTTTCACAAATAATTCAGCAATTGTTTTAGCAGTATAAGGATGGCTAATTGGAACAAAGTGGGCATACTTGCTAAACCTGTCAACAATTACCCATAGTACTGATTTTTCCTGATCATTGGGTGGACCCTCTATAAAATCCATCGAGATGCCTCGCCAAGCTCCTTCAGAAATAGCCATAGGTAAGAGTAAGCCTGGAAGAAGAATGGCTTCATAGTGATTCCTTTGGCACACATCACATTCTGCTACCtattttttaacaatttttttgaCTCCAGGCCACATGAAGGTTCTTGTAACCCTCTTGTAAGTTCTCAAGTAACCAGAATAACCACCAACTAGGCTAGCATGACATTCATTCAACACctttgtttggacccaaaataaaactggagccaaacaaccTTATCTCTCCAAGAGTGAATCAAAGGTACAAACATTCTTCCTTTATAATACATATTGTTATTAATAATGGAATATCCCTTTTTAGAGCACATACCTTGTTGAAGCTCATGAATCAGTTGTGCAGCCTCAGGATCTGCCAAAGTGTCATTCTGTAAATCAAACATGAATTGGGAAATGGGACTTGATACTCCCACAATAGTATTGAGCTCCACTTGTCGACAAAGTGCATCTGGAACCACATTGTTTTTTCCTGCCCTATACTTCACTGTGTAATCATAGCCAATCAACTTGATCAACCATTTTTGCTGTGTTGGGGTAGTGATTCTTTGGTGAAGAAAATGTTGAATTGTCCTATGGTTTGTAATGATGTTGCAATGATGCCTGAGTGGTATTTAGGGTATATAGTTTCTGCAAAGGGAGTAGCAGTTGACCCAAATAAAATCAAGAGCATTGTGCAATGGGTAAAGCCAAGAACCTTGAAAGGATTACGGGGATTTTTGGGTCTTGCTGGATGCTACAGAAAATATGTGAAGGACTTTGGTATCATCGCTAAGCCTTTAACATATATGCTCAAGAAGGATGGGTTCAAATGGTCTCCTGCAAGGCTGCAAGTGAGAAAGCTTTTGAAGATCTTAAAGTAGCTATGACTACAACCCCAGTTCTGGTCCTCCCTAActttactaaagacttcacccTTGAATGTGATGCCACTGATTTGGGAATTGGAGCAGTACTATCTCAAGATAATCATCCCATTACTTTCTTAAGCAAAGTGTTAGCTCTGAAGCATCGAGCTTTGTCCGTGTATGACAAGGAGATGATGGTAGTGTTGTTTGAGGTCCAACAATAGAGGCCGTAACTACTCGGGCAAAGCTCGATACTTCGAAGCTAACACTTTTCTTAAGAAAGCAATGGGATGATTATCTTGAGATAGTACCGCTCCAATTCCCAAATCAGAGGCATCGCATTCAATggtgaagtctttagtaaagTTAGGGAGGGCCAGAACTAGGGTTAGTCATAGCTACTTTATGATCTTCAAAAGCTTTCTCACTTGCAGGAGACCATTTGAACCCATCCTTCTTGAGCATATATGTTAAAGGCTTAGCGATGATACCAAAGTCCTTCACATATTTTTTGTAGCATCCAGCAACCCCCAAAAATCCCCATAATCCTTTCAAGGTTCTTGGCTTTACCCATTGCATAATGCTCTTGATTTTATTTGGGTCAACTGCCACTCCCTTTGCAGAAACTATATGCCCCAAATACTCAACACTATCAGCCCCAAAAGTGCATTTAGACTTCTTAACTTTGAGATTGTGTTCCTGCATCCGAGAAAAGACCTGTGACAAGTGTTGAATATGCTCTTCCAAAGATGAACTATAAACGAGGATATCATCAAAGAAAACCAATACGTGCTTCCTCAACATATCTCTAAATACATCATTCATCAAGGACTGAAATGTTGATGGTGCATTGGTCAGCCCAAATGGCAGCACTAAAAATTCATAATGACCATCATGTGTGCAAAAAGCAGTCTTGCTTACATCCTCACTCTCCATCTGGATTTGATGATGGCCAAACCTGAGGTCAAGCTCAGTAAAATAAGCAGAACCACCAACTTCATCCAACAATTCGTCAATCACTGGTATTGGAAACTTATCCTTGACAGTCACAGCACTGAGGCTTCGATAATCTACACACATACGAGAAGTGATATCTTTCTTCTTTACTAATAAGACTGGAGAAGAGAAAGGACTTACACTTGGTTGAATCACTCCGGCAGCTAACATTTCTCTCACAATTTTTTCAATCTCTGTCTTTTGATAATAAGGATATCTATAAGGGCACACATTTACAAGAACTGTACCTGGAAGTAGAGGTATCATGTGATCATGACTTCTCTTAGGAGGTAGAGAAATGGGAGGCTGGAAGAGTTCACTAAATTGCTCCACTAATTGTTTGAGTTTAGGATGGACATGAGGTTTCTGCCTATTGTCATCTGTGTGCCTTAATTCTATCAACATAGCTTCCTTCTCCTTAGCCAAAAGATTGGTCATCTGTTCACAAGTTATGACTTCAATGTTTTCATATTCAACTCCCTGCAACTGATATTGGAGGTCATTTTTAACAAACTTCATGGTAAGCTTGTCAAAATTCCAAACAATATCTCCCAAAGTACGAAGCCAAGCTGCTCCCAAAATGACCTCACATCCTAAGACgggtaaaatataaaaatatgcTTCAATGTCTTGTCCTTGAATATCAAGTTGAAGGTTTGAAACATAACCTCTGGTCTTCATTATTTCTCCACTAGCTACCCGTACATTCAGAGGGCAACCTTTGTCAACTACACTTGTGTAATACTTGAGTAAGCTGGGATGAACAAAATTATGAGTTGCTCCACAATCCACAAGTATATGCAATGACCtgttctttccaatttggcctttCAATTGCATTGTCTCTGGCTTGTTGACATCAGAAAGTACATGTAAAGAAATGAGCGGAGCTTCCTCCATTGTCTCACCGATAAGTAAATCCTCCATAACTGCAGCATGCTCTTCACCTTGTGATCCAACAGCACTAAAACCCTCAATAAGTAAAGCTTTAGCGCCTTGTTTACATATATGATCAAAAGTGTAGGGTTCATCACAAAAGAAGCATTGTTTTCAATTCCTTCGATCTCTACACTCAGCTTAGGAATACTTTCTATCAGCTTAGAAGTTTGAATGATTGCTGCCATAAGGTTTTGTAGTAGCGAACTAATTTCCAAACTGTGATCTCTGTACAGGAGCTAGCGGTGCAACAATCTGTTTGTACTTGCACCAAATAGATATGCAGATACATCTATAGTCGTAGTAGTTGTCATAGCAGTCATACCACCAAGCAATCCCGTTATCGAAGCATCCGGCGACGGCGAACTCAGTTGAGGCAGCGGTCCGGCACCACTAGTCTCCACCAAAGCTTTGGAGTCCAAACGAAGTTGTTGGAGTTCCTCCATGAGCTCTGATTGAAAGGAGGAGTGCTGAGCTTGGATCTTCTCAATAGATTCTCGCACCTCCGGGAATTGGAGCATCGTCTCCTCACAATGAGCCTGCAAGTAAAGCTCATATGGCGGAGGGTCCACCAACAAAGAAGACGATGCACTTGTAACCTTCTTCGATCCCCCCATCGATTGGGTCTCTGATACCAGATGATGAGTACCctcataaataaaagagaagaatacaCAAAAAAACTGAAAGAGAAAATAGACTTTTATAGATATTCGATAGTTGAATTACAAAATGAAAGGAACTGAGTATATATAGGCATATAACAACCAAAAGGCTACGTTTTACTAATAAGTTGTTATCccaacaaaaaccctaaaaccgtAAAACGGGATGACAGATTTGTGACCAGAGAATTGTGACCAGATCAAAGATTTCTCCTCGAGGGCGAACACTTTTCGCTAGTCACGATGGATGTGAAAGGAAGGAATACATGTCCAAGTTCCCATCTCAGAAAAACAGAACAGGCTTATAGCCAAACCCACATATAAACTTTGGAACCCACAATTATTGCTTTTTCCTAAATTTTGGATGATAGCCCGGATAATAATCATGCACCACGTCACGCTTAAGCTTCCGGTCCCGAAAATTTAGACGGCATAGTGACACATGTCTGGTTTGTTGGGCTGCTTCGTTGAGACGTAGGTACACTCATGCTTCCTAACATTAAAACGGCAGGCCAAAAAGTACTTGCTAAAGCCCACAATCATGATGAAAAACGGCATCGTCTAAATCTTGTAACGCACTTTTGAGAGGGATGTAATAAATGTTGTAGTCCCAAATAAGCATAAAAttgcacccaaaaaaaaaaaattgaaaccccTTTACCGACAACATATTTGTATGCAATGGGTGTccattaaatttcttttaaggAATTGAAGGACATTGAAAAACTATTTGAATACACTAACTCTTGGCAAATGATGTCTAGTAAACTTTAGCAAACTACAGTTGAAATGTACATTTGGCTCGATGAGGGAAGCATGCTAAACATGTAGCATGCGATCAACATGGTATGCTCAATTTCAGTTCAAATAACATGTAAACTTACCAACTATGATTAATCACAAAttttaaaagaaataatatgGTTGATGTGAATTCAAATTCTTGCCGGATGAtcactttcatttttttttttgtatgaccAGAATGCTTTTACTCTTCTCTTAAGTCATAACCCAACAAAACTTGCAATCCCATCAACTCCATGCTCCGATAAGTTATAGAAGTACACAATCGGAGCATTGCACAAGGTGATGACCTGTGCTAGAGGGTGGAGTTTTCTTTGGTTGCTGAAGAGATTCCAATCTTGCACACTTAATTAAGAGTAAAATAGACCTTTACTCTATACGACAACGTATTATGCAACAAAATTTTCTAATAAAAACTGTACGAAGATTCACTACCTGAAATTATTTGGTCTAGATCGTCTAAATTAGTAGTGACTTTTAAAAATAGGGAAATTCGttcaaacagtgtctgaacttttccagactattaattttcatacctatactttgaaaaatgtcataatggtacctgaagttttggCCCCGACCTAATTTCtgtacctagcaacagtaaagTCGTCAAGGGCGTTAAATTTTGAGGGGTAAATCTGGAACTTCAGGTATTCTCAAGGGAAAATCTTctaaacagtgtctgaacttttccagactattaattttcatacctatactttgaaaaatatcaaaatggtacctgacgatttaagcccgacccaatattCATACCTAGGAACAGTAAAACGGTTGACTCCGTTGAACAGTACAAGAAAAGTATGCCAATAACTATCATGCCCAATACGAGATTCAAATACCAATATCAACATGGTATACCTAGATCTAAATATTCATATACTCGTATCCAGAAGAACTCAGGAAGATCGGCGTACGATGCCAGACCACCGCCAACAGCCGTGCTCAGACCCATACTTGATCGGAACCCGACCTTCATCTACATCGACGACCTGAATTCCGAATCGTCCTCCGACACCCCATGCCAGAACCTGACTTAGGGTCCCGCGTCAAGGCTGTCTAGCAGGTTGCCCAAACTACGACATCCCGTTTTGACAGAGATCGGAATCGCTTCGCCATTCCATTTCCGACAGAGATCGGACCCAGACTTGACCCAAAGTGGAATTACCAAAATTTCAGATTCCTTTGCTATCAGACTCGTCGGATTCCAACCTAAAGCATTGAAATTTCCTTGTGCATCCACCCGAATAATCTCCATGATTCCAATTATCTGGTGAACTAGGCTTAAAACCGAGCACACACTTGCAAACCAAACCATTTTTGCTGTTATAGCTACCAAAATTTCCACATGCATCTACCTAATCACgacttttctttccttcttctctGTTGTCTTCTCCCAAAcccatcaaaaaaagaaaaattgaaattgatttcagctgcaaataattgaatttgattttttggaTTGTGGGTTTTGGGATTTTTGATTGAAATCGAAGCAGAGAAGATGCTGGAGAAGATCGCGTTGCCGGCGAAGCCATCACTGAGAGGGAATAATTGGGTGGTTGACGCCTCACATTGTGGATTCGATCTGTAATAGCGAATTCCAACATATCTTCTAGTACCAGAGCTTCTGTTAGGAGTAAAGAACCCGAGTTCAATTTTTTCTCCTGATAGAAAACTGAGGTAGGTAGCTGAGTTCTGCGGCTCTCAACTGAGGtaagacgaagacctttgacttcgaggtctggggggcaatattTGAACCCAACGGTAGTTATTGACATACTTTTCTGGTACTGTTCAACGGAGTCAACCGTTTTACTGTTCCTAGGTATGaatattgggtcgggcttaaatcatcaggtaccattttgatatttttcaaagtataggtatgaaaattaatagtctggaaaagttcagacactgtttagAAGATTTTCCCTTAAAAATATTGCGTgagtgaaaaaaaattaaaaaaataaataaattggatAGACCGACGGCTGACAACTGGCGAGTGGCTTTGAGCGCGTGGGCTCCAGGATCTTAACCATATCTTTAAATCGATCCACGGCAGCCGATAGAAAAATTGGGGATATATTCGGAGCCCCGAAATGCAGGGCTGAAAATCGCCGCAGAAGGACCCACCACCGTTCCCGTAATTTAATAGTTCGAAGAATCAAGGCAGGTGCAGACCCACGTGGTTCGTTGGCCCAAACTGCGCCACATAAGCCCAACAGAATCTCCTGCACGACGTCTGCCGCGTGGACCGGCCATGTCAGCATTAAAATATCCTGCACCAACCAAGGGGGCAAAAACAGTCAAAATGACCGAAGGGCCCCTCCAGCTCCACATTTCGACCACACAAGCTCTTGCTCCCTCACACGCCGACACCTGGCACCGCGAACCACCACACCCTCCGCCTCTGGTCCTCGTTTTCGAAAACCCTTCGACCCCTCGGACCCCCCCCCCTCCTGGCTGCGCTCTCACGCATCGTTAATACCCATACAGTAAATCCAAAATGACCAAACTACCCTCGTCATTTTCGTTTCGAAAGCAAAGTATATTCTCCTTGGAAACAATGTGTTATTAAATTCTCAAGAGCAGTTGATGTGTGAAGAGCATTTAACTGGAAAATGGTAAAATCGTCATTTACGGCGGAAGCGCAGAGTGGGTTTCTATAAGTAACAGCAAGCTGGCTTTCCTCTGTTTTTTCCACCCATTCCCGCAtttgaagagaagagaagagagagaaaattttaTTCCGAGCCAaattacagagagagagaaactgagaAGAAAACCATTAGACCTACTAAAATTTTATTCTGAGTCCTTTTGCCGGAGATGAAGAACTGCGAGCTTTGTCACCTAACTGCGCGGACCTACTGCGAATCGGACCAGGCGATTCTCTGCTGGGACTGCGATTTCAAGGTTCACGGCGCCAATTTCCTGGTGGCCAGGCACTCCAGGACGCTCCTCTGCCACGCGTGCCACGCGCCGACTGCCTGGAAGGCCTCCGGCGAGAAACTCGGCCATACTTTTTCCGTTTGCGAGCGCTGTGTGGCGAGAAATGAAAGCAGAGACGACGAGGAAGAGAGCCAGGCTGGCAATGATGATGCTACGGATGATGACGACCTCGATGACTCCGATTACGATGATGACGACGGcgatattgattttgatgaggaCGGAGATAATCAGGTGGTGCCGTGGGGTTCGACGCCTCCTCCGCCAGCTGCGAGCTCTACCAGCAGCGACGAGGTTAACAATGACGGTAGATATGGTCGCCGATCATTCGGCGTGGTTTCGTTGAAGCGAACCAGAGATAATGCTTCCGATCTTCGCTCTCTGGTACAtactctttctttttcattattttatcTGATTTCTGGTCTGAAAATTACGCATTTCCGTCTGGTTTTTCTTCCTCAACGGCTAAGATTTGTGCAAATTTGTATCACAGGACGATCTCCGCCGTTTAGCCGCCCGACTGAGGGGTGAAACAGCTGGCACCGCCCATTCCGGTCGGTCAGAGACCGACTCCGGAGCCACTTTGATTGACTGCAGAAGACCTTCAAAAGACCGGAGAGTGGATCTAAACGGGTCGGGTCCGCGTTTCTCGCCCGCTATAGAGTCGACGAGGAGAAATCTCCGGCAAAATGGCCGTAGACTCAGCGAAGCCGTCGATCTTGACTCCTCAGAGCCTCGTATCCCTCCGATATGAGGTAGCGTAATTTTGAAgatattttctttttacctaACAAACCGCCTGATCCACATTTGACCATTTGTTTAAATCTATATACTAGTCAGAcgatttctttgatttttcttatttttttaaccGCCGAGTGTAATTCTGATTCTACATATGGATCAAATGGAATCTCCGTGTTTGTTTGGATATTTCCTTCTGTAAATTGAGACGGTGAAAGTAAATTAATTAGAGAAATTATCTTTTACTGTGTCGGTAACTAAATAGTAGTAGAAATATTGTGCGGTGCAAAAGCCctagaaaggaaaggaaaggaaaggaaggaGGTTCAGATTTGGAAAAGCTTCCAGTTGATGGAGGTGGAGTGATGGCCTTTCTTCAGAAAATGGCAGGTGTCAGAAAACGCCATGGCCAACCTTAAGGGCAGGGGGACCTCTGAGCTCTCACACAGTGAGAGAGGTGTAGGTGGTGATCTGTCGGTTGATCCTTGCATTGTGATTGAAAGGATGCATCATGTCGCAATCCATACCAACGTCTCAGAAACCAGCGTGACCAATTCACATTTCCAAATTTCCAAGCTGCCACACGTTTCCGTCCATAGTAGGGGCATGTAATTGATTGCTTCCAAAGCAAATGGGTGTCTTTTCGTCACCCCTAGAAGCTTAGAGTCAGAATGGTGCGGCAAATCACATGCCAACGCATATACAAATTGGTGTGGCAGCCTCTTGTTTTGTAATAGGTGAAACTCAAAAGAGTGTTAGGATTGAGTTTTGGTTCTCGCAAATTGTAATTGGTGGATCGGATCATTTTGAGTCGC is a window from the Rosa chinensis cultivar Old Blush chromosome 2, RchiOBHm-V2, whole genome shotgun sequence genome containing:
- the LOC112189579 gene encoding zinc finger protein CONSTANS-LIKE 4, whose amino-acid sequence is MKNCELCHLTARTYCESDQAILCWDCDFKVHGANFLVARHSRTLLCHACHAPTAWKASGEKLGHTFSVCERCVARNESRDDEEESQAGNDDATDDDDLDDSDYDDDDGDIDFDEDGDNQVVPWGSTPPPPAASSTSSDEVNNDGRYGRRSFGVVSLKRTRDNASDLRSLDDLRRLAARLRGETAGTAHSGRSETDSGATLIDCRRPSKDRRVDLNGSGPRFSPAIESTRRNLRQNGRRLSEAVDLDSSEPRIPPI